The window AGGTAAAAGTTCATTGATAATTAAAAATCCAATTCACCCAGTTACAAAATATATTTTAAAAAATAATATTAGTCAAGAAATTTTAAATAATTATTTTTTAAATGCTACTAAATTTTTATCTAAACAATTTTTTAAAGTTGATAAAGGTCATAAAGTATTTTGTAACTGAAATAATTTAGTTTCTTGATCAACAAAAGAACAAATCAAGGATGAAAAATTATTTAATATTTTATTTAATGTAGAAACAAAATCACATAATAATATTAATGTTGAAGATCATTACGAATTAGCAGATACTATTATTGCTAACTTCAGTACAAAAACACAAGAGGAGATACAAAAACATATGGATAAAGTCTTTAATCATAAATTAGTAGAAAAAAATAGATATGAAAAATGAGTTCAATCTAAAGTGTTTGAAACACATAATAATACTAAAAGACCATTTACTATTATTTTACCACCTCCTAATGTAACAGGTATTTTACATATAGGCCATGCATTAGATACATATATTCAAGATACGATAATAAGATATAAAAAAATTCAAGGTTATGATACATTATTTTTACCGGCTAAAGATCATGCAGGTATTGCAACTCAATCAAAAGTGGAAAAACTATTACAAGAACAAGGAATTTCTAAACACAGTTTAGGAAGAGAAAAATTTATCGAAGAAGTTTGAAAATGGAAAGATAAACATTCACATTTAATTGATGAACAATGAAAACAATTAGGTTTAGCTCTAGATTATTCAAAAGAACGTTTTACATTAGATGAAAAAGCTAATAAAGCAGTATTAAAAGTTTTTGTTAGTTTATATAATAAAGGTTTAATATATCGAGGGAAAAAACCAATTTATTGAGATCCTATTCAAAAAACAGCATTAAGTAATATTGAAGTAATTAATGAATCCAAAAATCAAAAAATGTATTATATTAAATATCCTTTTAAAGATAATGAACATGAGTATTTAGAAATAGCAACTACAAGAATTGAAACATTATTTAGTGATGTTGCAGTTGCAATTAATCCAAATGATAGTAGATATTTACAACATTTAAATAAAACATTAATTCATCCTTTAACAAAAAAATTGATTCCAATTATAAGTGATGAATACATAGATATATCATTTGGAACTGGTATTATGAAAGTATCAGCTCATGCTATTGACGATATTAATATTATTGAAAAAAATGGTTTGGAAATTAATGAATGTATTAATGAAGAAGGTTTATTAAATGAATTAGCTAGAGAATTCAAAGGATTAGACAGAATAAATGCAAGAGAAAAAATTGCAAAAAAATTAGATCTTGAAGGTTATTTAATAAAATCAGAAGATATTGTATCAAATGTTGGAATAAGTGAAAGAAGTGGTGCTATTGTTGAAATTTTAGTAAGATCACAGTGATTTTTAAAAATGGAAGAGATGTCAAAAATGTTACTTGATAATCTTGAATCTGAAAATGCTGTTGAATTTATTCCTTCTCGTTTTAAAGATGTTATTAAATCATGAATGGAAAAAACATACGATTGAACCATTTCAAGACAATTATGATGAGGACATAGAATTCCGGCATATTATAAAGGTAATAGTACTATTGTATCATTAGAACATCCAGGTGAAGGTTGAATTCAAGATCCTGATGTTTTAGATACTTGATTTAGTAGTGGTTTAAGTCCTTTTGTATTTTTAGGATGACCTGAAAAAACTACTGATTTTAAAAGGTATTATCCAACACAACTTTTAGTAACAGGATATGATATTATTTTCTTCTGAGTTGCTAGAATGTATTTTATGGGGTTAGAATTTAATCAAAAAATACCATTTGAACAAGTTTTATTACATGGATTAGTTCGTGATTCACAAGGAAGAAAATTATCAAAAAGTTTAGGAAATGGAATTGATCCAATCGAAGTTATTGATAAATACGGAAGTGATGTATTAAGAATTTCTTTATTATTTAATTTAACAGCAGGTCAAGATATTCATTATTCTGAACAAAAATTAGAATCTTCAAAACTTTTTGTAAATAAATTTTGAAATATTGCAAGATATATAAAAAGTTTAGAAATAGATAATCAAAAAGACAAAAAAAATGATGCTTATGATAGTTGAATTTTAGACAAATTAAAACAATTTGAAGAAAATTTAACAATAAGTATGAATAAATATGATTTTAGTATTAGTTATAAATATATCCAAAAATTCTTAATCAATGAATTTAGTAATTGATATTTAGAATTTCTTAAATTTAAACCTAATAGTCAATTAGTTCATAAAATCTTTAAAAAAGTTCTTATTCTTATGCATCCATTTTTACCATTTACTACTGATTATTTATATGAAATAATGTATGATGAAAATATTTTAGATCTAAAAGATGTAGAAATTAATTATCCATTAAGAAAAAACTTAAAAACTCCAAAAATTATTGAAATAATTACAGAACTTAGAAAATATCGCGAAACTAAAAACATTTCTAAATCTAAAATTTTATTTTATTCAACTTCATATCAACAATTAACTAAAAATGATAAATTGATTATTGAAAAATTAGCAAATTTTAAATACAAAGAAAATTCTGATACCTTAATTCAAGCTTCAACTTTTATTATTAATATTTTATTAGACCAAGAAACTAAAGATTTAGAAATTAATAGATTAGAAAAATTAATTTTAGAAAATGAAAAAGATATAGAATTTGCAACTAATATGTTAAAGAATCCCAAATTTATTGCAAAAGCAAAAGCTGAAAAAGTAAAAGAAATTAAAGAAAAATTAACAGTCTTTGAAGCTAAACATCTTTCTTATACTGAAGAAATTAAGAAATTAAAAAATAATTAATCACAAAGTAAAAAAAACAAAAACTATGCGTTTTGTTTTTTATTTTGCTTGAAAATGTCTTGAAAATCATTTGGATATAAATATGCTAATTTCTTATTTATTTGATAAAAAGTAGCTGGATTATAATTAATATCATCATTTCCAAAAAATGAATATTTTTGTGTTTCTGTAAAGGCAAAATTATTTACCCGAGCAGGAGTACCTTGATTATTTAAACCAACTAAATTTCCTTGATAATCATAAATTCCTGAACCAGAAGATCCTGAATAAAGATCAAAATATTTAGTTTCTCATCAAGATGCTGCTTGAAAACCATCCATCACACTAACTTTTTCTGCTAATGAAATTTTTAAAGTATTTAAAGCAAATAAATATTCTCTATATCTTGCTGCATTAGCATATCCATCTGGATTAGTTGAAGTATTAACTTTAGGTAATGATGCTATATAAAAATTAAGATTATTATCTGAATTCATAAAGCGTGATTGTTTTGAAATTTGTAATGGCTCAATAGTTTTAAAATCTAAAATATGTTGAATAGCATTAATTTGTTGTTGCGTTAAGTTTTTACCATTTTCTCGATAAGTGTTTAAATTTTGATTAGCAAATTTATCAAAAATAACTTTAAAATCTACAATGGCAATAACTAAATCAGCTTGCCATAGTGGATTAGATTCATTTACATTCACACTAAATCCTTCATTATCACGTAACTTATCGAAATTATTTTTAATTTTTCCAGTATAAGCTGCAATTAGTTCATAACTTATACCTTTATTTTCATTACTAAAATTAAAGTCATATAAATTTCCATTTACTGGTAGATTAGGTAATTCTGAGGCTTTTGAATAAATTGGTCCTTGATGATTATCAGTTTTATTAATCAAAGTAGGTACAACTAATTGTCCATTAGTAACTAAATATTTATCATTTCCAAAATCTGAAGTTTGTTTGTGAGTAAATAAACGTGATTTATCAGAAATATTAGTATCTCAAACATGATAATTAGCAAAAGTTCAAAATCTATAATCATTTGGATCATTATTGACTTTTGCAATTATATTTCAAGTACCATCTGATTTATTTGAAAGTGAAAACACACGTTTACGTGCTTGATTAATTGCAAAGTTATTATCTTCTTTAAATACTCTCTTACCTGTTTCTTCTGGTGAAGGAGCTGAAGTTAGTGCATTTTTAATTTCTAATTTATTAGTAATTTGTCCACCAGATACATATTTGGTCTTGGTTTTTAATTCATATGTATCATTAAAAGCAGTAGTAGTTGGTTTAATTGATAAATTATCAACTGTTTCAACTTCTTTAAAAGATAGTATTTTTGGAGTATTTGTATCTTGAATTCAATGAACAAATAAATCAGCATTACTAATAAAAATTGAATGATTTATAGCTGTATTATGTTGAGCAACATTATTTGAAAATGTTGTATCATAACCATCTCTATTTTTAAGAATAAGTTCTAAATCATCACCTTTTAAATCAATATTAAAACGTACTAATGATTTTATTTTTGTTGCTAAATCTTGTTGAAATTGAGGATTTTCGCTGACATAATCAAAAAGAAAATCAACATCTTCAATATGATTATTTTCTTTTAATATTTTTAATGAAATGGGAATTCTAATACGAGATTGAATATCATTAAATTCTGTTCATAATTTTGCATTAATTGGATTAGTATTTAGTTGTAAACTAATTCATAATAATACATTTTCTAATGGTAATTTGTTTAGATTTTGAATTGAATCTAAACGTTTATGAATTGTTGCTGTTTTTTGATTTTCAGAAATTGAAAAAATTTGTTTTGCAAGTAAATTTCTTGTTTTAAATCAATGTAGGTCTTGATTAATACCATTTTTTGTAATTTTATAATCTTTTGTAAAAACTTTTTTATTTTTATGATTTGGATATCTAGTTAAAAAATTGTGTTTTTCAAAATTATAATCAATTAAAGTTGATAAATTCTCGATTGAAAAATCAATTTTTTCGCTTTTATTTGTACCATTAACTAAACTAGATTTAGAAATTTTATTTATGTTATTATTTTGCTCTGATAATTGATTTGTTAATTTATGATCTGAATTTCAATTAAAATTAAAAGCAAAATATTCTTGATTATTTACTTTAAAAGGTGTAAAAACAGGACTATAATCAGTATTTAAAATTTCAATTTCACTTAATTTATAGAAGATTTTTTCTTGAAGACCATTTAATTTAAACTTACTTAATTGATCATATGTTAAATAAATTCTTTTTTTATGTGGCACTGAATATTCTTTGTTAAATTTATCTTCTTCATTTTTAGTTGCACCAAATAAATCTTTTTGTAATTGAACAATTTTTTCTTTTGTTTCAAAGGTTAGAGCTATTATTTTATCTCTAATAAAATTTAGTTGATTTTTATCAAGATTTAGTGCAAGAGTAGCAAAAATATTTTTATTTGGTTCATCTTTATATAATTCAAAATTAGATATAGTTAATGAATTAATTTTCATTTGATTATCAAAAACATTTTTATTATCAAAAGCAACACGAGATACATCATTATTTTGGTATTTAATTTGTGTAATAATAAATTTACTGATTTTATTATTTAAGTTATCATAATTAAAATTAATATTTGAATTATCATATGAAACATCTATTCATTTACTTCAAGGTTTTTTATCATTTCAACTTTTTATTAAAATTTTTAATGGAATACTATTATTTAAATTTTCCATAGTATTTATGAATACCTTATTTTGATTTAGAACAATATTTTTTATATGTAGTGTTTGATTATTGTGTAGTGTTAAGTCATTATCGTTAGATTCTGATCATACATAGTTGGAATCTAATACTTCAAAGTAATCTCTATATGCAACATTTTTTGTTTTTAAATTATTTTTATCAAGGATATTTTGTGAATATTGTTTAATATTTTTATCTTCATTAGAATATTCATTTGCTTGTTGTAAAGATACTGTATTTCCATATTCTAAACTACTTTTTAGTGATTTATCTAAGTTATTTGTATTGATTTGTTTGGTTGTAAATTGATAATTTGAATTTTGTGGCAATTCTAGTAAAATTTCTTGGTTTTCATTATTAATAAGTTTTATATATTCAATAAGATAATTAGTATTAGACATTAAATTAATAAAGTGAAATTCAGCATTAATATTATTATTATTTTCAGTAATATTTGTAGCAATAAATTTATTATCTGTATTACTTAGTTTTGCATATAATTTATAATTTTTTACTAATAAATTTGATACATTTTGAATAGTTATAAAATATTGTACTGAGTTTTGAGTAATGGAATTATTATTTAATATAAGTGAAGTTATTGTTGGTGTTTGAGTAGTTGCTGCAACATTATTATTAGATTTATTTTGTGATTGTTCATTTGTTTTCTTTGAAGATTCAACTGAATGTTCTGTATTTGTTTTTTCTTTTTTAGTTTCTGGATTTGTTGTTTGGTTATTTGTATTATTTATTTTTGGATCATCATTTTTGTTGGCAATTTCATTAGTTTGAGGATTATTTGTATTATCTAATTGTTTATCTTCATCTTTTTTAAAATTTTGATTTGTTTGAGAATTTTGCTTGTCTTCTTTTTGTATAGATTGATTATTATCGTTTATTTGCTGCTTATTATTTTTTGATTGTGAATTAATAAAATCATTAATTTCGTTTGAAATACTAATTTCATCTTCTTGTGAGCTAATTTGATTTATTTTTTGTTCAAAATATTCACGTTTTTGACTATCTTTAACAAATTTTTTAACTCTTTCTTTTAATATTCTTTTTTGATTATCAAAATTATTTTGATTTGAACAGCTTACCATTAATATTGGTAAACAAAATGAAACAGATAACATGCTAAATTTTAAGATAATTTTTTTATTCATATAACCTCTTTTTAATTTAATAATTCTTTGTAATTAATATTTTATCAATCTATTTTTTAGTTTCTTAAAAAACATAAAAAATCTCATTTTAAAATGAGATCTTTTTTATATTTAAATTTATTTATGATACATAATATTGGATTCTATTTTTTTCAATGATTTTTTTATCTTTAGACACAAAGTTAAAATCAATTACTAAAAGATTTCTTTCACTTTTAGTTGTGTATTTTACATAATCTTCATTATCAGCTTTTACAATATCATAATCTTTTTGAGAAAAAATATTAGGTCTATTTTGATTTGCTATTTTTATAAATCATTGAAACACCGCATTTTTAAATGCTTCAGAACTAAAATAATTATCTTGAGTTGAATTGCTATTAGAAATAATATTTTTTAATTCATTTTTATTTTTATTTAATTCTATTTTTAATTGATCATTATTTTCATAATTATAAGAACTATTATAAATATTTATTTTTCTATTTTTTATATTAATTTTTTTAAATTTATGTTTTTTATCTTGAATAGATAAATCCACTATTATATTTTCTGCATCATTTTCATCATATTTTAAATCTGTAAATGTAATTTCCATATTTTGTTGTTGTCTAGGTGTTAATTTAATATTAACATTTCCGGAAATAAATTTATTTACGGGTTCATTTGGATTATTTTTTTTTCATATTTGAAAATTATTAAATATTTGTTGTGCAGATTGAATATTATTAAATGATGTAGGACTTAATATTATTTTTTCTTGGTCTTGTTGATATTCTTTATCTGAGTATTTTTCAATATGAGTTATTTTAGCATTGTAATATACAAAATAAATGACACCAGCAATAGCACTAGAAGAAAAAAGAGAAATCAAACTTACTCATAAATATTTTTTATTTAATGTTTTTTTCATTTATTCTGATTTCTTTTTATAAAATGTTCTCTTTTTAGGTGCTGTTTCGTCTGATTTAGTGAATTTACATTTTGGAAAATTTTCACATCCTATAAATCTTTGACGATTTGATTTATTATGTCTAAATAATAATTTATTGCCACATAATGGACATGTTTCACCATTATATTGAATACTTAAAGTGCTAATTTCAATTTTTTTAGATACTTCATCAAATGTTTTTGAAAAACTTTCTCAAAAACTTTCCATTAGTTTTTCTTTTCCTTCTTTACCTTTTCCTTCTGCAATTTCATCTAGTTGTTCTTCAACTTTACTTGTATAATCTTCATTTATAATTGTTTTAAAGTTTGTAACTAATTTTTCAATAATAACTTTACCAAATTCAGTTGGTGTTAAAATATTTTTATTACTTTCTACAAATAAACGTTGTTTAATGACTTTAATTGTTGTTGCAAAAGTAGAAGGGCGTCCAACTTTAATATTATCTAGTTTTTCTATAAGTTGTCCTTCACTGTATCTTGCTGGTGGTTGTGTTTGTTTTGTTTCATGTATATATTTTTTTACTGGTATTTTTGAACCAACTTCGTATTTTGGAATATTTTTTTGTTCTTCATCATTTTCTTTAATTACACTATAACCTTTAAAAAGAATTTTTGAAAAAGACATTTTATAATTTGATTCATTATCTAAAAGATTATATGAATAAATTTCTCTAACAGGTACACTCATTAGTGACATTAATGTTTTGTTGTAAATTAATTCATATATGTAAAATAAATAATTATCCAATTGATGTTCTATTTTAGCTTTTTCTGGTGTTAATTCTAAATCAGTTGGTCTAATGGCTTCATGGGCATCTTGTGAACCTGAAAATCCTTTTACTTGTTTTGCAACATAGTCTTTACCATATTTTTTTTCGATAAATTTTTTTGATGATGATACAAATTTATCATTCATTCTTGTTGAATCTGTTCTTGGATAAGAAATAAGACCACGTTCAAAAAGTTTTTGTGCCGCATCTTGAACTATTTTTGAAGAATATTTTGCTTCACGATAAAGTGCTGATTGTTTAAATGGAGTTACTACTGAATCTTTTTTAGTTGATATTTTATATTCTGTAACAGTTAAGAAATTACTTTGAGAATTAATTGCTTGAGATGCAATTTCTGATGTTAATCATGTGTTATTATTTTTAAAAACACTAGGTTTTAAATAAAGTTGTGCTGTAACATTATTTTCAATTTCTGCACTTATTGTTTCATATTGTATAGGTTTAAAATTTTCAATTTCTTTTTCACGATCACAAACTAATTTTAAAGCAATTGATTGAACACGTCCAGCACTTGGATTTGTGGGTTGATTTTTGGTAGTTTGTTTCATCAATTTAGATAATTTAAAACCAATAATTCGATCCAACATTCGTCTTGCTTTTTGTGCTTCAACTAAATTTTTATTTATTTGTTGAGGATTATCTATTGCATCTAAAATTGCTTGTTTGGTTATTTCATTATAAGTAATTCGGTGATATTTATTTTCTATACCTAAACAATCTACTAAATTTTGAGCAATTGATTCACCTTCACGGTCGGGATCAGTTGCAATTAAAACTTCAGAAGATTTTTGGGCTTCTTTTTTTAAATTATCGATAACGCTTTTTTTACCTTTTTCAACTTCATATTTAGGTTCTCATGTATCAAAATCAATTCCAAATTGTTCTCTTCCCTTGGTTGACAATTTCAATATATGACCTACAGATGCTAAGACCTTGTATTCTGAACCTAAGTACTTTTGAATTGTAGCTTGTTTATTTGGTGATTCGACTATTATTAATTTATACATAATATAAATATTATTATATTTGGAGTATTTTTTGTTAAAAAAAGAAAAAATAAAATAGCTTAACTAAATAGCTATTTCTTTTTTTTATCTAAAAACAAACATTAAATTATTATTTTGTGTTTTTAATTTCTTTAAGTCTTGCAGCTTTACCTTTAAGATTTCTCATGTAAAATAATTTAGCTCTACGAACTTTATTTTTACGAGTGATTTCAACGTGTGAAATTAAAGGAGAATTATATTTAAATACACGTTCAACACCAATTCCATAACTATTTTTACGAACTGTGAAGTTTTTAGCAGTTCCTTCTCCACTTAAAGCGATAATTAAACCTTCAAATACTTGAATACGTTCTTTATCCCCTTCTTTAATTCTTACATGAACTCTAACGTTGTATCCAACTTTTAATTCAGGTAAGTCATTTCTAATTTGTTTTTGTTCTGCTAATTCAATTAATTTATTTCTCATTTTTAATCCTTTCAATAAGATCTGGTCTATTTTTTAAAGTTTTTTGATATTTTGCTTTATCTCTTCACTCTTTTATTTTTGCATGATTTCCATTTAATAATACTTCAGGAACTTTGAAACCTTTATATTCACTTGGTCTTGTATATTGCGGAAAATCTAATAATCCATCACCTTCAAAACTTTCTTCTAAGTGGGAATTTTCTCTAATTACACCAGGTGTTAATCTTGCAATTGCATCAGTTATTAACATAGCAGGAATTTCTCCTCCAGTTAAAACATAATCACCAACACTAATTTCTTCATCAACAAAATTTAAAATTCTTTCATCAAAACCTTCGTAATGACCTGCAATTAATGTAATTTCATCAAGTTTTGCAAATTCACGAGCCATTTTTTGAGTAAAAGTTTTACCTTGGGGACTTAATAGAATTTTTTTACCTCCAACCGTTTGCAATGCTAATTCTATTGGTTCAACTTGTAAAAGCATTCCTTGTCCTCCACCATAAACTTTATCATCAACTTTTTTATGTTTTTCAGTTGAAAATTCTCGTCAATTTATTACATTTATACTTATATGTCCTAATTCAATTGCTTTTTTCATAATTGAAAGTGTTTTAAAATTTTCAAAGTATTCTGGAAATAAAGTCAAAATATTGAATTTCATACTTATTTACTACGATTTTTTGTGTAATTTTGATAGAAATTATTAGTTTTCAAAAGTGTTCTAACTGTATCACTAACTTGTGCACCTTGATTTAGTCATTTTGTTATTAATTCTTCATTTAATTTAATTTCTTTACTATGTGGATTGTAGAATCCTACTTCTTCAATAAAACGTCCATCACGTGGTGAACGTGAGTCTGCTACAATTATTTTATAAATGGCATTAAATTTTTTACCATTTCTTTTTAATCTTAATTTAACCATTGTGGTCCTTTCTTTTGTATGTTTTTGGATAGTAATAATATTTTACCACAAAATTTTCAATGTAAAGCAAAAATGCTTGACACTTATTAGATAAATAAAAAAAGTCGATTATGACTTCTTTATTAATTCAGGTTTTAAAGTTCCAATGTAAGGGATATTTCTCATTTTTTCATTTCAGTCAAAACCAAAACCGACTATAAATACATTAGGAACAACAAAACCACAATTATCAACTTTAAAATCGTTTTGTCTTCCTGCTGGTTTATCTAATAATGTAAGAACTTTTAATGATTTTGGATTTCTACTTTTTAAAATATCAATTGTTTTTGATATAGTTCTACCTGTATCAACTATATCTTCTATAACTAAAACATCTTTGTTTTCAATGTCATTTGCTAAATCTAATAAAACTTTAACAGAACCAGAAGATTTTGTACCCCCGTTATAAGAACTAATAGTTATAAAATCTAATATAAAATCAACATTAATATTTTTAATTAGTTGTGCTAAAAATGGAATACAACCTTTTAAAATTC is drawn from Mycoplasma miroungirhinis and contains these coding sequences:
- the trmD gene encoding tRNA (guanosine(37)-N1)-methyltransferase TrmD, with product MKFNILTLFPEYFENFKTLSIMKKAIELGHISINVINWREFSTEKHKKVDDKVYGGGQGMLLQVEPIELALQTVGGKKILLSPQGKTFTQKMAREFAKLDEITLIAGHYEGFDERILNFVDEEISVGDYVLTGGEIPAMLITDAIARLTPGVIRENSHLEESFEGDGLLDFPQYTRPSEYKGFKVPEVLLNGNHAKIKEWRDKAKYQKTLKNRPDLIERIKNEK
- the hpt gene encoding hypoxanthine phosphoribosyltransferase, translating into MQIDSRMDKILFSQEQLETRIKELSNWVNETYKNSNDLIIVGILKGCIPFLAQLIKNINVDFILDFITISSYNGGTKSSGSVKVLLDLANDIENKDVLVIEDIVDTGRTISKTIDILKSRNPKSLKVLTLLDKPAGRQNDFKVDNCGFVVPNVFIVGFGFDWNEKMRNIPYIGTLKPELIKKS
- the rpsP gene encoding 30S ribosomal protein S16, producing MVKLRLKRNGKKFNAIYKIIVADSRSPRDGRFIEEVGFYNPHSKEIKLNEELITKWLNQGAQVSDTVRTLLKTNNFYQNYTKNRSK
- the rplS gene encoding 50S ribosomal protein L19, with protein sequence MRNKLIELAEQKQIRNDLPELKVGYNVRVHVRIKEGDKERIQVFEGLIIALSGEGTAKNFTVRKNSYGIGVERVFKYNSPLISHVEITRKNKVRRAKLFYMRNLKGKAARLKEIKNTK
- the topA gene encoding type I DNA topoisomerase, with the protein product MYKLIIVESPNKQATIQKYLGSEYKVLASVGHILKLSTKGREQFGIDFDTWEPKYEVEKGKKSVIDNLKKEAQKSSEVLIATDPDREGESIAQNLVDCLGIENKYHRITYNEITKQAILDAIDNPQQINKNLVEAQKARRMLDRIIGFKLSKLMKQTTKNQPTNPSAGRVQSIALKLVCDREKEIENFKPIQYETISAEIENNVTAQLYLKPSVFKNNNTWLTSEIASQAINSQSNFLTVTEYKISTKKDSVVTPFKQSALYREAKYSSKIVQDAAQKLFERGLISYPRTDSTRMNDKFVSSSKKFIEKKYGKDYVAKQVKGFSGSQDAHEAIRPTDLELTPEKAKIEHQLDNYLFYIYELIYNKTLMSLMSVPVREIYSYNLLDNESNYKMSFSKILFKGYSVIKENDEEQKNIPKYEVGSKIPVKKYIHETKQTQPPARYSEGQLIEKLDNIKVGRPSTFATTIKVIKQRLFVESNKNILTPTEFGKVIIEKLVTNFKTIINEDYTSKVEEQLDEIAEGKGKEGKEKLMESFWESFSKTFDEVSKKIEISTLSIQYNGETCPLCGNKLLFRHNKSNRQRFIGCENFPKCKFTKSDETAPKKRTFYKKKSE
- a CDS encoding valine--tRNA ligase produces the protein MNLDKKIVLESISLSNFNKKSNQIYFDQLDFYLSQNSILSLVNKNKYIQNKIFKALTFENNFYNYQGFLIYENEVLNTNKKKIKQFLNDLSYGFYFDIIQNNYSSKRLREYIEKRFELLIKNKPKIQEEFNHKHQKIISEYYKDLEIIYFHSLNTFLQKENSYFNDFFQKYTKISLNLNSNNFDDWLNIISILIKNSINNIQDIEQNLLTNYKNYGQLIDNNILLFNKQEILKLRESISNEIHHKNKLKSKWKKYFIFKKQNKNNNYEKMKVFFQMINDILIKKHVYLHKFKIANQINEKEYYQKRYLAFKLLWKFLIKNIFKLRWLETTQLREFLEEIKKFINEFEFLLFFDQKPRKIKKNQKQLVILIKNQIKSIFDEYKRIINKNKKDFALAKKEIISQNSWKVLKNQFYKTEAFKNTKNNFEKRKQQLQLKELELDLAWNNEQFEINHNKFKQKIQFQLIKEKKLFDKNYEYLQTIVKQFELKFQNWLGFANKQPNQEILITNLTKKYKYLKKQKEHLSHYKESLFKIFEVINNKNSSQEAKNTFLLKQFIYDFLDQYKISKKNLETRIHNINNEILINLELFEIFYFKPKIILIGNLINKLKQSEKEYVLTTTNKYILENKISAIYFLDDIHLASKYSMDTIIFDNEQIIEKGKSSLIIKNPIHPVTKYILKNNISQEILNNYFLNATKFLSKQFFKVDKGHKVFCNWNNLVSWSTKEQIKDEKLFNILFNVETKSHNNINVEDHYELADTIIANFSTKTQEEIQKHMDKVFNHKLVEKNRYEKWVQSKVFETHNNTKRPFTIILPPPNVTGILHIGHALDTYIQDTIIRYKKIQGYDTLFLPAKDHAGIATQSKVEKLLQEQGISKHSLGREKFIEEVWKWKDKHSHLIDEQWKQLGLALDYSKERFTLDEKANKAVLKVFVSLYNKGLIYRGKKPIYWDPIQKTALSNIEVINESKNQKMYYIKYPFKDNEHEYLEIATTRIETLFSDVAVAINPNDSRYLQHLNKTLIHPLTKKLIPIISDEYIDISFGTGIMKVSAHAIDDINIIEKNGLEINECINEEGLLNELAREFKGLDRINAREKIAKKLDLEGYLIKSEDIVSNVGISERSGAIVEILVRSQWFLKMEEMSKMLLDNLESENAVEFIPSRFKDVIKSWMEKTYDWTISRQLWWGHRIPAYYKGNSTIVSLEHPGEGWIQDPDVLDTWFSSGLSPFVFLGWPEKTTDFKRYYPTQLLVTGYDIIFFWVARMYFMGLEFNQKIPFEQVLLHGLVRDSQGRKLSKSLGNGIDPIEVIDKYGSDVLRISLLFNLTAGQDIHYSEQKLESSKLFVNKFWNIARYIKSLEIDNQKDKKNDAYDSWILDKLKQFEENLTISMNKYDFSISYKYIQKFLINEFSNWYLEFLKFKPNSQLVHKIFKKVLILMHPFLPFTTDYLYEIMYDENILDLKDVEINYPLRKNLKTPKIIEIITELRKYRETKNISKSKILFYSTSYQQLTKNDKLIIEKLANFKYKENSDTLIQASTFIINILLDQETKDLEINRLEKLILENEKDIEFATNMLKNPKFIAKAKAEKVKEIKEKLTVFEAKHLSYTEEIKKLKNN